The Filimonas lacunae genomic sequence GCTGCTGTTGCTGTAATAAAGACTGTATCAGATGAGATCCTACAAGGCCGGTTGCGCCCGTTACAAGTATCATAATGCTGTAAATAAAGTTTGCTAAAGGTATTGATAAAAGCCTTTACCTGTTTTGCGGCCTAATTCTCCTGCCGCTACTTTTTGTTGTTGCAGCAAACTGGGTGTAAGTCGTTCTGGCTTATCCAGTGCTTCCCACACAATATTGCTTACGGCAAAGTTCACGTCCATTCCAATCATGTCCATCAGGCGAAACGGCCCCATTTTAAAACCGGTGGCTTCCAGCAGCTTGTCTATCCCGGCTATGTCGGTATGGTGTAATTCCACAATACGCATGGCTTCCAGGTAATAAGGGCGTGCTACACGATTGACGATAAAGCCGGGTGAATCTTTACAAACAACCGGTGTTTTACCCATGGTTTTAGCCAGTTGAGTAAGCTGATTGATGACCTTACTGCTGCTTTTACTGCCTTTAATTACCTCTACCAGTTTCATTACGGGTGCGGGATTAAAAAAGTGTAAACCTGCTACCCTTTCCGGGTTTACCACTTCCTGTGCCAATGCATCAATAGCAATGGAGGAAGTGTTGGTTGCGAAAATGGTATCGGGTGTATTAAGGGCGGCCAGTTGGTTAAAGAGGGTTGTTTTTGCTTCTTTGTTTTCAATAATGGCTTCTATCACAACGTTGGCTACGCAGTTTTCCAGTGTGCTGGTAAAGGAGATCCGGGATAGAACAGCAGTTGCTTCGTCGGCTGTTATCTTTCCCTTTTCCACCAGTTTGTCCAGGCTACTGCTGATAGAAGAGCGGCTTTTGGCAAGCATGTTTTCCTGCATGTCGAACTGAATAGTGGTAAAACCGGCTTGTGCTGCCAGCTGGGCAATACCACTTCCCATAGTTCCTGCACCGCATACACAAATAACAGTTGTTTGACTCATAGTGTATACTTTTTACAAACATACGGCGTTCATAACATACTTACATATTATCCACAATGTGTATAACGCGTTTGTAGCCATATAATAAGCTACAGAAGGATGACTATTTTTACATTATGCGACAGTTAGATTTATTTGGTTTAAATACCGAGCCGCAGCCTTTAGAGATAGAGCAACCGGAAGAAGTTGTTGTGGCACCGCCTGCCGACAACCCGCTTGTTTTTTCTGATAATAAAATTGGAGTGAAAGTAAAGCTGAAACCTGGTAATGTAGAAACCCAGGCAGCTGATGTTCAACCTGTGGTAAAAGAAGCTTCTTCGCCATTACCTGTGTTCAGGGGGAAAGAAGTGGCTACTGTCAAATCCAACATGGTGGCAGAAGAAAAAACAACTGATGCACCCATCAGAGAATTCGTTAACCTGGAATTTCCTTTTTTCGCAGAAGAACCTAAGGAACTGCAGCGTCCT encodes the following:
- a CDS encoding 3-hydroxyacyl-CoA dehydrogenase NAD-binding domain-containing protein, producing the protein MSQTTVICVCGAGTMGSGIAQLAAQAGFTTIQFDMQENMLAKSRSSISSSLDKLVEKGKITADEATAVLSRISFTSTLENCVANVVIEAIIENKEAKTTLFNQLAALNTPDTIFATNTSSIAIDALAQEVVNPERVAGLHFFNPAPVMKLVEVIKGSKSSSKVINQLTQLAKTMGKTPVVCKDSPGFIVNRVARPYYLEAMRIVELHHTDIAGIDKLLEATGFKMGPFRLMDMIGMDVNFAVSNIVWEALDKPERLTPSLLQQQKVAAGELGRKTGKGFYQYL